The following proteins are encoded in a genomic region of Brachypodium distachyon strain Bd21 chromosome 1, Brachypodium_distachyon_v3.0, whole genome shotgun sequence:
- the LOC100833835 gene encoding ACD11 homolog protein gives MMRWSSSAAQAEQPMCDAVAAVVAARQGMEKPLTAVAEAFEELARWMEADGGELRLAPFGDTCALVSVLFNSLGIAFKFAESEYVTKVNDLIGASKEYATLNDILDQDVENDCVKKQGSHSRNLRRVRLGLGLIKALFEQFLATEGTLYDAATTAYGQVCAPFHSWAIRKAVGAGMYTLPTREQLILRLNETDCSVQKEMRRYIDASSPIIEYIDKLFLSRNIVLDW, from the exons atgatgcgctggtcgtcgtcggcggcgcagGCCGAGCAGCCGATGTGCGACGCGGTGGCGgccgtggtggcggcgcggcagggGATGGAGAAGCCGCTCACGGCGGTGGCCGAGGCGTTCGAGGAGCTGGCGCGCTGGATGGAGGCCGACGGCGGGGAGCTCCGCCTCGCGCCCTTCGGCGACACCTGCGCCCTCGTCTCCGTCCTCTTCAACTCCCTCGGCATCGCCTTCAAGTTCGCCGAGAGCGAATACGTCACCAAG GTGAACGACCTCATCGGGGCATCCAAGGAGTACGCCACGCTGAACGACATCCTGGACCAGGACGTCGAGAACGACTGCGTCAAGAAGCAGGGCAGCCATTCCCGGAACCTGCGCAGGGTCCGGCTAGGGCTCGGCCTCATCAAGGCTCTCTTCGAGCAGTTCCTCGCAACCGA gGGTACGTTGTATGATGCTGCTACGACAGCTTACGGGCAGGTCTGCGCGCCGTTTCATAGCTGGGCAATCAGGAAAGCTGTTGGTGCTGGGATGTACACTCTCCCAACCAGGGAGCAGTTGATACTGAGGTTGAACGAAACTG ATTGCTCTGTGCAGAAGGAGATGAGGAGATACATTGATGCTTCTAGTCCTATTATAGAATACATCGATAAACTTTTCCTCTCGAGGAACATTGTCTTAGATTGGTGA